In Miscanthus floridulus cultivar M001 chromosome 5, ASM1932011v1, whole genome shotgun sequence, one genomic interval encodes:
- the LOC136452249 gene encoding 3-ketoacyl-CoA synthase 6-like: MHRRMTMAKLLNLKTWYQLFVDNFLAMVAVAFVAAALRRAWPVSIDDLAGSLRAVPPVRILTAVILIAGVAQLRRLHRPRDVYLVEYGCFRPKPCFRAPFATCLEHAHYLPYQVDPESVSFSIRLLERSGIGEETCLPNSYHYMPPDRSLEAAREETQDVIFSAVDEVFARTSVRPEEIDVLIVNCSIFTPTPVFVDMVVNRYKLRPDVQSLNLSGMGCGAGLVNIGLARHLLQVAPPGTHVLTVSTEILSSQYYIGSERAMLLPNCLFRMGAAATILSNLPERARFRLGRVVRRMTAARDADYHCIFQEEDGKGILGVRLSKDLTTTAGQALKRNIMAFGPLVLPVSEQLLVALSLLKRKLLSCWGAKVRLYRPDFHTAFEHFCIHAGGRGVIDEVQRGLGLSDEDVEASRMTLHRFGNTSSSSVLYELAYIEAKGCMRKGDRVWMISFGSGFNCSSVKWECLKAAIDSDGPWADCIHRYPVQLPEVALQDI, from the coding sequence GATCTCGCCGGCAGCCTACGCGCCGTGCCGCCGGTCCGCATCCTCACGGCGGTCATCCTGATTGCTGGCGTGGCACAGCTGAGGCGCCTGCACCGGCCGCGGGACGTGTACCTCGTGGAGTACGGCTGCTTCCGCCCCAAGCCCTGCTTCCGGGCGCCGTTCGCCACGTGCCTGGAGCACGCCCACTACCTGCCGTACCAGGTCGACCCGGAGAGCGTCAGCTTCTCAATCCGGCTGCTCGAGCGCTCGGGGATCGGCGAAGAGACGTGCCTGCCCAACTCCTACCACTACATGCCCCCGGACCGCAGCCTTGAGGCGGCCCGGGAGGAGACCCAGGATGTCATCTTCTCCGCCGTGGACGAGGTGTTCGCCAGGACGAGCGTGAGGCCCGAGGAGATCGACGTGCTCATTGTCAACTGCAGCATCTTCACGCCCACGCCGGTGTTCGTCGACATGGTCGTCAACAGGTACAAGCTGCGTCCGGACGTGCAGAGCCTGAACCTGTCCGGGATGGGCTGCGGCGCGGGGCTCGTCAACATCGGCCTGGCCAGGCACCTCCTCCAGGTGGCGCCGCCGGGCACGCACGTCCTGACCGTGTCCACGGAGATCCTCTCGTCGCAGTACTACATCGGCAGCGAGCGCGCGATGCTGCTACCCAACTGCCTCTTCCGCATGGGCGCCGCCGCCACGATCCTCTCCAACTTGCCCGAGCGCGCGCGGTTCAGGCTCGGCCGCGTCGTCCGCAGGATGACCGCCGCACGGGACGCCGACTACCACTGCATATTCCAGGAGGAAGATGGCAAGGGCATCCTCGGCGTCCGTCTCTCCAAGGACCTCACCACCACCGCCGGCCAGGCGCTCAAGAGGAACATCATGGCCTTCGGGCCCCTCGTCCTGCCGGTCTCGGAGCAGCTCCTGGTGGCGCTGTCGCTTCTCAAGCGGAAGCTCCTCAGCTGCTGGGGCGCCAAGGTGAGGCTGTACCGCCCGGACTTCCACACGGCGTTCGAGCACTTCTGCATCCACGCCGGCGGGCGTGGGGTCATCGACGAGGTGCAGCGCGGCCTCGGCCTCTCCGACGAGGACGTGGAGGCCTCGCGGATGACGCTACACCGGTTCGGGAACACGTCGAGCAGTTCGGTGCTGTACGAGCTGGCCTACATCGAGGCCAAGGGCTGCATGAGGAAGGGAGACCGCGTGTGGATGATCTCCTTCGGCTCCGGCTTCAATTGCAGCAGCGTCAAGTGGGAGTGCCTCAAGGCCGCCATCGACTCCGACGGGCCGTGGGCCGACTGCATCCACCGCTACCCGGTGCAGCTCCCCGAAGTCGCCCTGCAGGACATCTGA